From a region of the Blochmannia endosymbiont of Camponotus modoc genome:
- the atpA gene encoding F0F1 ATP synthase subunit alpha, which yields MQLNSNEISKLIKRRIAQFDITCEIRNEGTITAVGDGVIHIHGLTNVMQGEMIALPSDQFAVALNLERDSVGAVVMGSYLNLSEGMVAKCTGNILRVPVGTALLGRVVNALGVPVDNKGVIQCSCYLPVEAVAPSVIDRKSIDEPIQTGYKSVDSMIPIGRGQRELIIGDRQTGKSALAIDAIINQRYSGVKCIYVAIGQKATTVANVVKKLEEHRALSNTIVVIASASESAVLQYLAPYSGCAMGEYFRDLGEDALIVYDDLSKQAIAYRQISLLLRRPPGREAYPGDIFYLHSRLLERASRVSSDYVERRTHGKIIGRTGSLTAIPIVETQAGDVSSFIPTNVISITDGQIFLESHLFNSGIRPAVNPGISVSRVGGSAQTNIMKVLSGGIRTALAQYRELAAFSQFASELDEVTQKQLQHGQKVTELLKQKQYAPMSVSCQSIILFAAVHGYLEDVEVSKISDFESALILYMTYTEKELIKIIDYDGVYNMNIENKFKSILETFKSNQSW from the coding sequence ATGCAATTAAATTCAAATGAAATTAGCAAATTAATTAAGCGACGTATTGCCCAATTTGATATAACGTGTGAGATTCGTAATGAAGGTACTATTACTGCTGTAGGCGATGGAGTCATCCATATACATGGATTAACTAATGTCATGCAAGGTGAAATGATTGCTTTGCCATCAGATCAGTTTGCTGTAGCATTGAATTTAGAACGTGATTCTGTCGGTGCTGTAGTTATGGGTTCATATTTAAATTTGTCTGAAGGAATGGTGGCAAAATGCACAGGAAATATATTAAGAGTTCCTGTTGGAACAGCGTTGTTGGGAAGAGTAGTAAATGCATTAGGGGTCCCTGTAGATAATAAAGGAGTCATACAATGTTCTTGTTATTTGCCGGTAGAAGCCGTTGCGCCTAGTGTAATCGATCGTAAATCGATAGACGAACCTATTCAAACAGGGTATAAGTCTGTCGACTCTATGATACCTATTGGACGTGGTCAACGTGAATTAATTATAGGAGATCGTCAAACTGGAAAATCTGCATTAGCAATTGATGCTATTATTAATCAACGTTATAGCGGGGTTAAATGTATTTATGTTGCTATTGGTCAGAAGGCAACAACTGTAGCTAATGTTGTAAAAAAACTAGAAGAACATCGTGCGTTGTCCAATACTATTGTGGTTATTGCATCTGCTTCTGAATCAGCTGTATTACAATATTTAGCTCCTTATTCTGGATGTGCTATGGGAGAATATTTTAGAGATCTCGGGGAAGATGCATTAATTGTATACGATGATCTTTCTAAACAAGCGATCGCTTATCGTCAAATTTCTTTATTACTACGACGTCCTCCTGGGCGTGAAGCATATCCAGGGGATATATTTTATTTACATTCTCGTTTGTTAGAACGAGCTTCTAGAGTTAGCTCTGACTATGTAGAGCGGCGTACTCACGGCAAGATAATAGGAAGAACTGGTTCGTTAACTGCAATACCTATTGTTGAAACTCAAGCCGGAGATGTTTCTTCGTTTATTCCAACTAATGTTATTTCTATTACTGACGGTCAGATTTTTTTAGAATCTCATTTATTTAATTCAGGAATTCGTCCCGCGGTAAATCCAGGTATTTCGGTATCGCGAGTTGGAGGATCTGCTCAAACTAACATCATGAAGGTGTTATCTGGAGGAATTCGCACAGCTTTAGCTCAATATCGTGAATTAGCTGCTTTTTCTCAATTTGCTTCGGAACTAGATGAGGTTACTCAAAAGCAATTGCAGCATGGTCAAAAGGTAACTGAATTATTAAAACAGAAACAATATGCACCTATGTCTGTTTCGTGCCAATCTATTATTTTGTTTGCAGCAGTGCATGGTTATTTAGAAGATGTTGAGGTTTCAAAAATAAGTGATTTTGAGTCTGCATTAATATTGTATATGACTTATACGGAAAAGGAGCTGATTAAAATAATTGATTATGATGGTGTATATAATATGAATATTGAAAATAAATTTAAAAGTATTCTTGAGACTTTTAAATCAAATCAATCTTGGTAA
- the glmU gene encoding bifunctional UDP-N-acetylglucosamine diphosphorylase/glucosamine-1-phosphate N-acetyltransferase GlmU has protein sequence MSYINFSAIILAAGRGNRMLSDTPKVLYQIGGKFMLQHLIDSVIQVGVSSIYVVHGYKGEIIIKKINTDQYKIPVHWILQHDLIGTGDAVRRVLPIISDNEEVLILYGDVPFVSHKTLQRLHVIKSQCDISMLTATLPNPKGYGRIVRNQEGSVVSIIEHDDIINDDQKKIKEVSTGIFIAISDHLKRWLSTLTTHKSKNEFYLTDIIQIAHQSGYIIHTMCPDDTFEIMGVNSKSDFVYLDKQYQQRKVRCLLSSGLMIIDPNRFDLRGTLVHGKDVYIDINVIIEGHVSLGNRVKIGASCILKDTIVEDDVEIYPFSIIENTTVSFQSKVGPFARLRPGTELKEKSHVGNFVEIKNTRLGEKSKVKHLSYLGDAEIGNQVNIGAGTIICNYDGIKKHKTIIGDDVFIGADSHLIAPITIGKNATIGAGTTVTRDVPANETIISRIRQFSILNWKRLKNKK, from the coding sequence ATGTCGTATATTAATTTCAGCGCGATTATCCTTGCTGCCGGTAGAGGTAATAGAATGTTGTCTGATACACCAAAAGTGTTGTACCAAATTGGTGGTAAGTTTATGTTACAACATTTGATTGATTCTGTAATACAAGTAGGTGTTAGCTCCATATATGTGGTACATGGATATAAAGGAGAAATAATAATAAAAAAAATTAATACGGATCAATACAAAATTCCTGTACATTGGATATTGCAACATGATCTTATTGGGACTGGAGATGCTGTTCGGAGAGTGTTACCTATCATCAGTGATAACGAAGAAGTTCTTATTTTATATGGCGATGTTCCTTTTGTTTCTCATAAAACATTACAACGATTGCATGTCATTAAATCCCAATGTGATATAAGTATGTTAACTGCTACACTACCTAATCCAAAAGGATATGGGCGTATTGTTCGAAACCAAGAAGGGAGCGTTGTTAGCATCATAGAACATGATGATATCATTAATGATGATCAAAAAAAAATTAAAGAAGTCAGTACTGGTATTTTTATTGCTATTTCTGATCATTTAAAGCGTTGGTTAAGCACATTAACAACTCATAAGTCAAAAAATGAATTTTATTTAACAGATATAATTCAGATAGCTCATCAATCAGGTTACATTATACATACCATGTGTCCTGATGATACATTTGAAATAATGGGAGTAAATAGTAAATCAGATTTCGTTTATTTAGACAAACAATATCAACAAAGAAAAGTACGATGTTTATTATCATCAGGATTGATGATTATTGATCCAAATAGGTTTGATTTAAGAGGAACATTAGTACATGGGAAGGATGTGTACATTGATATCAATGTGATCATTGAGGGGCATGTTTCTTTGGGGAATAGAGTTAAAATAGGAGCAAGTTGTATATTGAAAGATACGATAGTTGAAGATGATGTAGAGATATACCCATTTTCAATAATTGAAAATACAACAGTAAGTTTCCAAAGCAAAGTTGGGCCATTTGCACGGTTGAGACCAGGAACTGAATTAAAAGAAAAAAGTCATGTGGGAAATTTTGTAGAAATAAAAAATACTCGATTGGGTGAGAAATCCAAGGTTAAACACCTTAGTTATTTAGGTGATGCAGAAATTGGTAATCAAGTAAATATCGGAGCCGGCACTATTATTTGCAATTATGATGGCATCAAGAAACATAAAACTATTATTGGTGATGATGTTTTTATTGGAGCTGATAGTCATCTGATAGCTCCAATTACTATTGGAAAAAATGCAACTATTGGAGCCGGAACTACAGTAACTCGAGATGTGCCAGCTAATGAAACTATTATTAGTAGAATACGACAATTTTCTATTTTAAATTGGAAGCGATTAAAAAATAAAAAATAA
- the atpD gene encoding F0F1 ATP synthase subunit beta, translating to MSSGKIVQVIGAVVDVAFNQDVVPTVYHALEVHIDNFNKKLILEVAQQLGGGVVRCIAMGNTDGLRRGLVAINLKHSIEVPVGKETLGRVMNVLGEPIDMKGPIKEKEKWSIHRSAPLYSELSTNQDLLVTGIKVIDLMCPFSKGGKIGLFGGAGVGKTVNMMELIRNIAVEHSGYSVFVGVGERTREGNDFYNEMVNSDVINKVALVYGQMNEPPGNRLRVALTGLTMAEKFRDEGHDVLLFIDNIYRYTLAGTEVSALLGRIPSAVGYQSTLSEEMGILQERITSTNLGSITSVQAVYVPADDLTDPSPATTFSHLDATIVLSRQIAALGIYPSVDPLDSNSQQLNPLIVGQEHYNVARDVKSILQRYQELKDIIAILGMDELSEEDKLIVLRSRKIQRFLSQPFFVAEVFTGFSGAYVSLRDTIQGFKEIIEGKYDHIPEQAFYMVGTIEEVIKKNKML from the coding sequence ATGAGTTCTGGAAAAATTGTCCAGGTTATTGGAGCGGTGGTTGATGTTGCGTTCAATCAAGATGTAGTACCGACTGTATACCATGCGCTTGAAGTGCATATTGATAATTTTAATAAAAAGTTAATATTAGAAGTAGCGCAACAATTAGGTGGAGGTGTAGTACGTTGCATTGCAATGGGTAATACAGATGGATTACGTCGTGGGTTAGTAGCAATTAATTTAAAACACTCTATTGAAGTTCCGGTAGGAAAAGAAACTTTAGGTCGTGTAATGAATGTATTAGGTGAACCAATTGATATGAAAGGACCAATTAAAGAAAAAGAAAAGTGGTCTATTCATAGGTCTGCGCCACTTTATTCCGAATTATCTACTAACCAAGATCTTTTAGTTACTGGTATTAAAGTAATTGATTTAATGTGCCCGTTTTCTAAAGGAGGAAAAATAGGTCTTTTCGGAGGAGCAGGAGTTGGAAAGACCGTAAATATGATGGAACTTATTCGTAATATTGCTGTAGAACATTCTGGTTACTCGGTATTTGTTGGTGTAGGGGAGCGCACTCGTGAAGGTAATGATTTTTATAATGAAATGGTAAACTCTGATGTTATTAATAAAGTTGCTTTAGTATATGGTCAAATGAATGAACCGCCTGGCAATAGATTACGTGTGGCTTTAACTGGTCTTACTATGGCGGAAAAATTTAGAGATGAAGGACATGATGTATTGTTATTTATAGATAATATATATCGTTATACTCTTGCTGGGACTGAAGTTTCTGCATTATTAGGGCGTATTCCATCGGCGGTAGGATATCAATCTACATTGTCAGAAGAAATGGGTATTTTACAAGAACGTATTACTTCTACAAATTTAGGATCAATTACTTCTGTACAAGCGGTGTATGTTCCTGCAGACGACCTTACAGATCCATCTCCTGCTACTACTTTTTCACATTTAGATGCAACTATAGTTTTAAGCCGTCAAATTGCTGCTCTTGGGATCTATCCTTCGGTAGATCCATTAGATTCTAATAGTCAACAATTAAATCCACTGATTGTAGGGCAAGAACATTACAATGTGGCTCGTGATGTGAAGTCTATCCTTCAACGTTATCAAGAGCTTAAAGATATCATTGCGATTTTAGGTATGGATGAATTATCAGAAGAAGATAAATTAATAGTATTACGTTCGAGAAAAATTCAACGGTTTTTATCGCAACCCTTTTTTGTTGCTGAAGTATTTACTGGATTTTCTGGTGCGTATGTTTCTTTAAGAGATACTATTCAAGGATTTAAAGAAATCATAGAAGGAAAATATGATCATATTCCAGAGCAAGCATTTTATATGGTAGGCACTATCGAAGAAGTTATAAAAAAAAATAAAATGCTTTAA
- the atpG gene encoding F0F1 ATP synthase subunit gamma, producing MSGLKEIRGKIDSIRNIQKIAKAMEMISAAKIYQTQRRMLISKPYAETIRKVIDHISSGTLEYKHSYFLERKIQSVGYWVVSTDRGLTGGLNINLLKTLLCDFNKWSQEGITIRLAIIGSKGASFLRSIKQTKIVSCVCGIGDAPKMSALIGSVRVMLQLYDNNQIDRLYLAYNKFVNTLTQSPQILQILPIISSKNSILKTKYWDYLYEPDSKVLLNSLLQRYIESQVYQGVVENLASEQSARMMAMKTASDNGEVIINDLKLFYNKARQTKITEELTEIVSGASVI from the coding sequence ATGTCTGGTTTAAAAGAAATACGCGGGAAAATAGATAGCATTCGCAATATACAAAAAATTGCCAAGGCTATGGAAATGATTTCTGCTGCTAAGATTTATCAAACTCAGAGGCGTATGTTAATAAGTAAACCGTACGCGGAAACTATTCGTAAAGTAATTGATCATATTTCTTCAGGGACGTTAGAATATAAACATTCTTATTTTTTAGAACGAAAAATTCAATCTGTTGGTTACTGGGTAGTCTCTACGGATAGAGGATTAACAGGAGGGTTGAATATTAACTTACTTAAAACATTATTGTGTGATTTTAACAAATGGAGTCAGGAGGGAATAACGATTAGATTAGCTATTATTGGGTCAAAGGGCGCTTCTTTTTTACGTTCCATAAAACAAACAAAGATAGTCAGTTGTGTTTGTGGGATTGGAGATGCTCCTAAAATGTCAGCGCTAATTGGGTCTGTGAGAGTAATGTTGCAGTTGTATGATAATAATCAGATAGATAGGCTATATTTAGCGTATAATAAATTTGTTAATACCTTAACTCAGAGTCCTCAGATTTTACAGATTCTACCAATCATTTCCTCAAAAAACTCTATATTAAAAACTAAATATTGGGATTATTTATATGAACCTGATTCTAAAGTTTTGTTAAACAGTTTATTACAAAGATATATTGAATCACAAGTTTACCAGGGAGTAGTAGAAAATTTAGCTAGTGAACAATCTGCTCGAATGATGGCGATGAAGACAGCTTCGGATAATGGAGAAGTTATTATTAATGATTTAAAGTTGTTTTATAATAAAGCTAGACAAACTAAAATTACGGAAGAACTTACTGAAATTGTTTCAGGAGCTTCTGTAATATAA
- the mnmE gene encoding tRNA uridine-5-carboxymethylaminomethyl(34) synthesis GTPase MnmE, producing the protein MSYTIDTVVAISTPPGRGGIGIIRISGKSVPEIAHKLLGKIPNPRKAEYLPFLDTDGSILEQVIALFFPEPNSFTGENILEIHGHGGQIILDILLERILKTSSDIRIAHPGEFTKRAFLNNKIDLVQAEAIADIIDATSYQAAKSASNSLQGIFSRKIHIISEQLTNLRMYAESSIDFSEDEISIIPYEDIKKKLRNIINDVQKMYKSTYHGVLLREGIKIVIAGKPNAGKSSLFNALVGIDRAIISTISGTTRDTLHECVQLNGIAFHITDTAGLQKKSDNEIEQIGMKRTWEELSNSDHILWVIDPNDKTDKEHDITLEHVEKVLFCKNKKPSITIIHNKSDLTKNKIGISIINNYTIITLSALFDDGTDLLKEYLSNNIKFQIQEDYAYNLSENQGNFIARRRHLDALEKSSKYLLSAQTQLLSAMSINELFAEDLGLAHKELSKIFGKCTPDDLLTRIFSTFCIGK; encoded by the coding sequence ATGAGCTATACAATAGATACAGTAGTTGCTATTTCCACACCTCCAGGCCGTGGAGGTATTGGAATCATACGAATATCTGGAAAATCAGTTCCTGAAATTGCTCATAAATTGTTAGGAAAAATACCAAATCCCAGAAAAGCAGAGTATTTGCCTTTTTTAGACACGGATGGATCCATATTAGAACAAGTAATAGCCTTGTTTTTTCCTGAACCAAATTCTTTTACCGGGGAAAACATACTAGAAATCCATGGACATGGAGGCCAAATAATCCTAGATATATTATTAGAACGTATTTTAAAAACATCCTCTGATATTCGAATAGCACATCCAGGAGAATTTACTAAACGAGCATTCTTAAATAACAAAATAGATCTTGTCCAAGCAGAAGCAATAGCTGATATTATCGATGCTACTTCATATCAAGCTGCAAAATCAGCATCAAATTCTTTACAAGGAATTTTCTCTCGTAAAATACATATAATATCAGAACAACTTACTAATCTACGCATGTACGCAGAATCATCTATTGACTTTTCAGAAGACGAAATTAGTATCATACCATATGAAGATATAAAAAAAAAATTGAGAAACATTATAAACGATGTACAAAAAATGTATAAATCAACCTATCACGGCGTTTTACTCCGTGAAGGAATAAAAATAGTAATTGCTGGAAAACCAAATGCTGGAAAATCTAGTTTATTTAATGCATTAGTTGGTATTGATAGAGCAATTATAAGTACGATATCTGGAACCACACGAGATACATTGCATGAATGTGTTCAATTGAATGGAATAGCATTCCATATTACTGACACTGCTGGGCTACAAAAAAAAAGCGATAATGAAATAGAACAAATTGGGATGAAACGTACATGGGAAGAATTAAGTAACTCAGATCATATATTATGGGTAATTGATCCTAACGACAAAACAGATAAGGAACATGACATCACATTAGAACACGTAGAAAAAGTACTGTTTTGCAAAAATAAAAAACCTTCTATCACAATTATACATAATAAATCTGATTTAACCAAAAATAAAATCGGAATCAGTATAATAAATAATTATACAATTATCACGTTATCGGCTTTATTTGATGATGGAACAGACTTATTAAAAGAATATTTAAGTAATAATATCAAATTTCAAATACAGGAAGATTACGCTTACAATCTTTCTGAAAATCAAGGAAATTTCATTGCGCGTAGACGTCACTTAGATGCACTTGAAAAATCTTCTAAATACCTTTTGTCTGCTCAAACCCAACTATTATCTGCTATGTCGATCAATGAACTTTTTGCTGAAGATCTTGGATTAGCACATAAGGAATTAAGCAAAATTTTTGGAAAATGTACTCCTGATGATTTATTAACAAGAATATTCTCTACATTTTGTATTGGAAAATGA
- a CDS encoding F0F1 ATP synthase subunit epsilon translates to MSECTYYLTVVSVEREIFSGVVCKIQVTGIEGEMGIFPGHTPLLTSIKPGVLRIVKSYDNEEYVYISGGILEVQRNIVTILADTAIRAEELDEKKAREAKYAAEKHIKNYRHTSDIDYIKITSDISKAIAKLRLMELTKKNKHM, encoded by the coding sequence ATGTCTGAATGTACTTATTACTTAACTGTTGTTTCTGTTGAAAGAGAAATATTCTCTGGCGTAGTTTGTAAAATTCAAGTAACAGGTATTGAAGGTGAAATGGGTATTTTTCCAGGTCATACTCCGTTACTTACGTCGATTAAGCCAGGAGTATTGCGCATAGTAAAATCATATGATAATGAAGAATACGTATATATATCTGGGGGTATACTTGAGGTTCAGAGAAATATAGTGACGATATTGGCGGATACAGCCATCCGAGCGGAAGAATTAGATGAAAAAAAAGCCAGAGAAGCTAAATATGCAGCTGAAAAACATATTAAAAATTATCGCCATACTTCTGATATAGATTATATTAAAATAACTTCAGATATATCTAAAGCTATTGCAAAACTTAGATTAATGGAATTAACTAAAAAGAATAAGCATATGTAA